A stretch of the Vicia villosa cultivar HV-30 ecotype Madison, WI unplaced genomic scaffold, Vvil1.0 ctg.000217F_1_1_3, whole genome shotgun sequence genome encodes the following:
- the LOC131625452 gene encoding uncharacterized protein LOC131625452: MAAYNSQFQEETRSTLRNTGASIKNLEIQMSQIAQQMTNTQPQGALPSATVTNPRDNNHVNAVTTRSNKLKETHEKNSDEEDMLIEVDVEIKENEVVRKEVTGEEGVVKEKVATPKPAVRLPFPTRSKKKEQHEKNFEKFLEMFKKLELNIPFLEALGQMPTYAKFMKDIISKKRTIDSDPIILTETCSAILQEMKILVKKRDRGSVTIPCTIGDRSFKKALIDLGASVSLMPLSIYKRLGIGKVQDTRMTL; this comes from the coding sequence ATGGCCGCTTACAATTCTCAATTCCAAGAGGAAACAAGGAGCACTCTTAGGAACACaggagcttcaatcaaaaatctggagattcaaatgagtcagattgcaCAACAAATGACCAACACTCAACCACAGGGTGCTTTACCAAGTGCCACGGTTACAAATCCTAGAGACAATAATCATGTGAACGCTGTGACAACAAGGAGCAATAAATTGAAAGAAACACATGAGAAAAACTCTGATGAAGAGGATATGTTGATTGAAGTAGATGTTGAGATTAAAGAAAATGAGGTAGTAAGAAAAGAGGTCACAGGCGAAGAAGGAGTAGTCAAAGAAAAAGTTGCTACACCTAAACCAGCGGTTAGACTTCCTTTTCCCACAAGgagtaagaagaaagaacaacatgagaagAACTTCGAGAAGTTTTtagagatgttcaagaaacttgagctGAATATTCCATTCTTAGAGGCACTGGGGCAAATGCCTACATATGCGAAGTTCATGAAGGATATCATTTCAAAGAAGCGAACAATCGACAGTGAcccgattattctaactgaaacttgtagtgctattttgcaggagATGAAGATCCTAGTTAAAAAAAGAGATCGAGGTTCGGTAACGATTCCATGCACAATTGGTGATagatctttcaagaaagctttgaTCGATTTGGGggcaagtgtgagtcttatgccTTTATCCATCTACAAAAGATTGGGAATAGGTAAAGTACAAGATACTCGTATGACACTTTAG